Proteins from a genomic interval of Undibacterium parvum:
- the gatA gene encoding Asp-tRNA(Asn)/Glu-tRNA(Gln) amidotransferase subunit GatA: MHKHTLKQLSSLLQNKQVSATELAQHYLARIAASPLNAFTHVDPALTLQQASLADQRLASGDAGALTGIPIAHKDIFVTRDWRSTAGSRMLENYVSPFDATVVEHFKTAGMVTLGKLNCDEFAMGSSNENSYFGAVKNPWDLRAIPGGSSGGSAAAIAARLSPAVTGTDTGGSIRQPAAFCGVTGIKPTYGSVSRYGMIAFASSLDQGGPIAQTAEDCGMLLNAMIRFDHKDSTSLERAQEDFNRDLDKDVKGLRIGVPREFFGAGLAPDVEQAVRAALAEYEKLGAILVDISLPKTELSIPVYYVIAPAEASSNLSRFDGVRYGHRAADYKDLAEMYKKTRAEGFGEEVKRRILVGSYVLSHGYYDAYYLQAQKIRRLIAQDFQAAFKQCDVIMGPVAPTVAWDLGDKADDPVANYLADIFTLSTSLAGLPGMSIPCGFGQGEKNAQRPVGLQLIGNYFEEAKLLNIAHQYQLATDWHQKSPV, from the coding sequence ATGCATAAGCACACCCTCAAGCAGCTCTCCAGTTTGCTGCAAAACAAGCAAGTGTCCGCCACCGAATTGGCGCAACATTATCTGGCGCGCATCGCTGCCAGCCCGCTCAACGCCTTCACCCATGTCGATCCTGCGCTAACGCTGCAACAAGCGAGCTTGGCCGACCAGCGCCTGGCCAGCGGCGACGCCGGTGCCCTGACTGGCATCCCGATTGCGCACAAAGACATTTTTGTGACGCGCGATTGGCGCTCGACAGCTGGCTCACGCATGCTGGAAAATTATGTCAGTCCTTTTGACGCCACCGTGGTTGAGCATTTCAAGACAGCCGGCATGGTCACGCTAGGCAAGCTCAATTGCGATGAATTCGCGATGGGTTCTAGCAATGAAAACTCGTATTTTGGTGCAGTAAAAAACCCCTGGGATCTGCGTGCGATACCGGGCGGTTCGTCCGGCGGATCGGCCGCTGCGATCGCGGCACGCCTGAGTCCTGCCGTGACCGGCACCGATACCGGCGGCTCTATCCGTCAACCAGCCGCCTTTTGCGGCGTGACTGGCATCAAGCCGACTTACGGCAGCGTCTCGCGTTACGGCATGATCGCGTTTGCCTCCTCGCTTGATCAAGGTGGCCCGATCGCACAAACGGCGGAAGATTGCGGCATGCTGCTCAACGCCATGATACGTTTTGATCATAAAGACTCAACCAGTCTGGAACGCGCGCAGGAAGACTTCAATCGCGACCTGGATAAAGATGTCAAAGGTCTGCGCATCGGTGTGCCGCGTGAGTTTTTTGGTGCAGGTTTAGCCCCCGATGTAGAGCAAGCGGTGCGTGCCGCCTTGGCCGAATACGAAAAACTCGGCGCGATTCTGGTCGACATTTCTCTGCCTAAGACCGAGTTGTCTATCCCCGTGTATTACGTGATCGCGCCGGCCGAAGCCTCTTCCAATTTAAGTCGTTTTGATGGCGTGCGTTACGGCCACCGCGCGGCTGATTACAAAGACCTGGCCGAGATGTACAAGAAGACCCGCGCCGAAGGTTTTGGCGAAGAGGTCAAGCGTCGCATCCTGGTGGGTTCGTATGTGCTGTCGCATGGCTATTACGATGCGTATTATTTGCAAGCGCAAAAAATCCGTCGTCTGATCGCGCAAGATTTCCAAGCCGCCTTCAAGCAATGCGATGTCATCATGGGCCCAGTAGCACCGACCGTCGCTTGGGACTTGGGCGACAAGGCCGACGATCCGGTCGCCAACTATCTGGCCGATATTTTCACATTGTCGACCAGTCTGGCGGGCTTGCCCGGCATGTCTATCCCTTGCGGTTTCGGTCAGGGCGAAAAGAACGCGCAGCGTCCGGTGGGCTTGCAATTGATAGGCAATTATTTTGAAGAAGCTAAGCTACTCAATATCGCCCATCAGTATCAGTTGGCGACAGACTGGCATCAAAAATCGCCGGTCTAA
- the mreC gene encoding rod shape-determining protein MreC, with protein MQYSPPPLFKQGASARAKVVFFAIFSIFLLVLDSRLQSLERVRLVVGTLLYPVQMVAVAPRDALMGVANYFVATASLEKENAKLKRQQMTNADVLQQTTQLALENAHLRQLMGARDRLAVKSILGEILYDARDPFTRKIILDKGLQHGVALGQPVIDDLGVVGQVTRVFPLTAEVTLLTDKNQAIPVQIARNGIRSVVSGRGQSSYLDMRMTTNADVQNGDMLVTSGLDGVYPAGLAVAKVVQVENKASTTFENVLCSPAAGIDRNRQLLILLVETNQLPPPDTEEVKAKKEKINRKVTRDTIKETAPAGVTGAEIRAPAPVPTAAAASVATTSATATTAKPAAIQPAPVIPVVVPAATQASKVLAK; from the coding sequence ATGCAATACAGTCCTCCACCACTTTTCAAGCAAGGCGCGTCGGCTCGTGCCAAAGTGGTGTTTTTTGCGATATTTTCTATCTTCCTGCTGGTGCTCGATTCCCGTCTGCAGTCGCTGGAGCGGGTGCGTCTGGTAGTCGGCACGCTCCTGTATCCGGTGCAAATGGTGGCGGTGGCTCCGCGGGATGCCTTGATGGGAGTGGCAAACTATTTTGTCGCTACCGCTAGCCTGGAAAAAGAAAATGCCAAATTAAAACGTCAGCAAATGACGAATGCCGATGTGTTACAGCAGACCACGCAACTGGCGTTGGAAAATGCGCATTTGCGTCAATTGATGGGCGCCCGTGATCGTTTGGCGGTGAAGTCGATATTAGGCGAAATTCTCTACGACGCGCGCGATCCGTTTACCCGAAAAATTATTCTCGACAAGGGGCTGCAACATGGCGTGGCACTTGGTCAACCTGTGATCGACGATCTGGGCGTAGTCGGACAGGTGACGCGGGTGTTTCCTTTGACTGCTGAAGTCACTTTGCTGACCGATAAAAATCAGGCGATACCAGTGCAAATCGCCCGCAACGGCATACGCAGCGTAGTCAGTGGGCGTGGCCAGTCTAGTTATCTGGACATGCGCATGACCACCAACGCCGATGTGCAAAATGGCGACATGCTGGTCACTTCAGGTCTGGACGGCGTTTATCCTGCTGGTTTGGCGGTAGCCAAAGTAGTGCAGGTGGAAAACAAGGCTTCAACGACTTTTGAAAATGTACTCTGCAGCCCGGCTGCAGGCATAGACCGAAATAGACAATTATTGATATTACTGGTCGAGACTAATCAATTGCCGCCACCGGACACTGAAGAGGTGAAAGCGAAAAAAGAAAAAATCAATCGCAAAGTAACCCGCGATACGATCAAAGAAACCGCGCCAGCTGGCGTCACTGGTGCTGAGATTAGAGCCCCTGCGCCAGTGCCAACTGCTGCTGCCGCCTCGGTGGCGACTACCTCAGCAACCGCCACCACAGCCAAGCCTGCGGCAATCCAACCTGCCCCGGTAATACCAGTTGTGGTACCCGCTGCCACGCAAGCGAGCAAGGTGTTAGCCAAATGA
- a CDS encoding rod shape-determining protein, translated as MFGFFRSYFSNDLAIDLGTANTLIYLRGQGIVLDEPSVVAIRQEGGPNGKKTIQAVGKEAKQMLGKVPGNIEAIRPMKDGVIADFTVTEQMLKQFIRMVHDTKFFKPSPRIIICVPCGSTQVERRAIRESALGAGASQVYLIEEPMAAAIGAGLPVSEATGSMVVDIGGGTTEVGIISLGGMVYKGSVRVGGDKFDEAIVNYIRRNYGMLIGEQTAEAIKKGIGSAFPGSEVREMEVKGRNLSEGIPRSFTISSNEILEALTDPLNNIVSAVKNALEQTPPELGADIAEKGMMLTGGGALLRDLDRLLMEETGLPVIVAEDPLTCVVRGSGMALERMDKLGSIFSYE; from the coding sequence ATGTTCGGTTTTTTTCGCAGTTACTTTTCAAATGACCTCGCCATCGATCTTGGCACGGCAAACACTCTGATCTACCTACGCGGCCAAGGCATCGTGCTCGATGAACCATCGGTAGTCGCGATCCGCCAAGAAGGCGGCCCCAACGGTAAAAAAACCATACAAGCGGTCGGCAAGGAAGCCAAGCAAATGCTGGGTAAAGTACCTGGCAATATTGAGGCTATCCGCCCTATGAAAGACGGCGTGATTGCCGACTTTACCGTCACCGAGCAAATGCTCAAGCAATTCATACGCATGGTGCACGACACTAAATTTTTCAAACCTTCGCCACGCATCATCATTTGCGTGCCTTGCGGTTCTACTCAGGTAGAGCGCCGTGCGATCCGTGAATCTGCCTTGGGTGCCGGTGCTTCCCAAGTGTATTTGATTGAAGAGCCAATGGCGGCGGCGATCGGTGCTGGTTTGCCAGTATCCGAAGCAACCGGGTCCATGGTGGTCGATATCGGTGGTGGTACTACCGAAGTGGGTATCATCTCGCTGGGTGGTATGGTCTACAAGGGTTCGGTGCGCGTCGGTGGCGATAAGTTTGATGAAGCGATTGTCAATTACATCCGTCGCAATTACGGCATGTTGATCGGTGAGCAAACTGCGGAAGCCATCAAAAAAGGCATAGGTTCAGCCTTCCCAGGTTCCGAAGTGCGCGAAATGGAAGTTAAGGGGCGCAACTTATCCGAAGGCATTCCACGCTCTTTCACTATCTCCAGTAATGAGATCCTGGAAGCGCTGACCGATCCTTTGAATAACATCGTCTCTGCCGTGAAAAACGCGTTGGAACAGACTCCGCCAGAACTTGGTGCCGATATTGCTGAAAAAGGCATGATGCTGACCGGCGGCGGCGCCTTGTTGCGCGATCTGGATCGCTTGCTGATGGAAGAAACTGGCTTGCCAGTGATCGTCGCCGAAGATCCTTTGACTTGCGTAGTGCGCGGTTCTGGCATGGCTTTGGAGCGTATGGATAAATTAGGCTCGATTTTCTCCTACGAATAA
- the gatC gene encoding Asp-tRNA(Asn)/Glu-tRNA(Gln) amidotransferase subunit GatC gives MSLDLTDVKRIANLAQLELSDSQASDTLSKLNGIFSLVEQLKAVDTTGITPLSHPIAALMPELCLRLRDDVVTESNQREAYLKVAPATQDGLYLVPQVIE, from the coding sequence ATGTCACTAGATCTAACAGATGTGAAACGTATCGCCAATCTGGCGCAACTAGAACTCTCGGACAGCCAGGCCAGCGACACGCTGAGCAAGCTCAATGGGATTTTCTCACTGGTTGAGCAGCTCAAAGCGGTCGACACCACAGGAATTACACCTTTAAGCCATCCTATCGCGGCCTTGATGCCGGAACTGTGCCTGCGTCTGCGGGACGATGTGGTCACCGAAAGCAACCAGCGCGAAGCGTATCTGAAAGTCGCGCCAGCGACCCAGGACGGCCTGTATCTAGTTCCTCAAGTCATAGAATAA